GCAGGGACCGGAAACCCGGTACCCCAGGTTCTGCCCACTGCACCTTGCCCCAGACCGAGCCCAGGAGCTCAGAATCCTGAAAGGGCAGCCCCTGGGGCTGTGGGAACATGAGGAGCTGAGGCACTACCCTGCCAAGGGCTGCAGCTCCGGCCCCAAGCCCGCACTCCTTGCCACCCCTGCAATGCACACCCATGGAGGCAGACGCTCACGGGAACACACCCACACTGGCACGCGTGCAGACACGCACCCGCACACAGGCCAAATGTCCCCGTGCAGCCTTCCAACGTGGCAGGGACacggattcccacatgggatcaCAGAGCAGATGCTCCTTCCTCTGTGCCCTGGATTCCACCCTTGGCCCCATCTTGCCCCTTTCTCATTGCCAGCCACGGGCTCCCCTCGCCCCGGAACCCTCCACTTGTGCTGCAAATACAAGGACTCAGGTTTTCAGCCCTTCCTTTGACCCTGCCTCGCCCCTTTTCCTAACAAACCAGGCCCTGCCTCCCTGTCACGTCTCTGCGGTCctcacttgcccaagatcagcTCCAAGGACCCAGCAACCTACGCAGTGTCCAGTGCTGCTGAAAGAGGAGGCCTTAGTCTTCGAATGCTGGCACGGAGCACTCAAGACCAAGACCAGGTTACACTGGGGAAACTGTGGtccagggaggagaaggggctTGCCCCAAGGCCCTCAAGCATGATGCTAAAGCCACCATCTAGGCCTCCCAAGCCCCAGGCCCAGCAGACTTGCTCGCCACCATCGGCCTTTATTACACCCCTCTCCCggtcctcctcccacctccctgccgGCTCTTTGCCCACCAGCCACCCTGGCTTCCCTAACACTAGGCTCTGTGCTCCCTACCCTGGACCTTCCTCTGCCCTTTACCATGCACATGTGTCCTCCCTGTTCCTGGCTACACCTTGCCTTTTGGAGGCAGCCGGATGCCTCCCTCTGCCCCGATGCCCACAGGTGCTGCACACACAGCTGTGCCCAACTGAATAAAGGCGGACTCCTCGGCCGCAAACCCACTCCTCCACTTCTGCGCCCCTGCAGCTGCCCACGCTACAATTCCGGATGTCAACCTTGACCTCTCAAGACGCTGCCACATTTATTGCCACCTCCCACACCAGGAGCACAGTGCTGGCCCCTCCTCAGTGGTCCAACCATGGGCAGCTGTCCACAGACCAAAACCTGCTGTGAGGCTGAGCGCAACCCACCGCTAATGCCAACGTCGAGTTTTCTGTCTTTGTTACGCCTTCctgtttttgccatctgcagcaggAGCAGGCACCAAATGTTCAAGAAACATTTTGGGAGAAAAACGAAACTTGAGAATCTTCTAGCTGCTAACTTAATTTCCTTAGTGCGGAGGATGGGGAGCAGCTTTCTGAGGCCGAACATGAGCAGCCAACAGTGTCTAAGCTGTGACTCCTGCCCCTTTCCTTATCCACATCCCACTTATCCCTCCAACTAGAGTTCTAGAATGTTCTCAAGTTCTACCGTGGGTCACCACCACCTGCTTGTTCCCAGTGACTCTGTGCAGACAGCAGGTCTGAGGAGGCCAGAGGGATGGTGGGGCATCCACAGAAACCACACAGGCAGGGTGAGAGAGGGGCTGACATTTTCTCAGGAAAGGGGTGGTCAAAATTAGCACAGGCTTATGGGCAGGGCTGAGGCTGATTTCAGGGATGATAAGAGCAGCAATTCCCAATTATCTAGCACTTTCTACCCGTTCCACAAGAAACCAATGTTTTATGTcactcagtcctcacaacaactctataaaGAGGCTGCTCTGTtctccccactttacaaatgaggaaactgaggctcggagatattaaggctcagagagcctgaggctcagaggttttGTTCCAGATCTTACTGAAGCATCCAGACGTGCAGAACTCAGAGGCCCAGGCTCTCAGCCCGTTATGTCTGCCCCCGACCAATACAGCATCTGGCCTGAGCCACAGGCCCCTTCAAGGAAGACCGATCTTAACCAGTCACCCCAAAGTAAGGCCTAAAGCAAGTGTGAATACACCGAGAAGTGCACCCTCAGCGCATGGAGTCCAAGCCCACTTGAGTTCAGAGAAGCCGGGATTCCCTTGGCGCTGCCATGGGCACAAGCAGAGGTTAGACACGCACGGCATATCACTCCCAGCAACTTCGTACAAAGGAGCTGCTCTGGGGAGCTGCCTTCCTGGCTGTAGCCTGCGACTCAGACACGGTCTCAGGCCCGTGGGGGCaggcctcccaccccaccctacccctgTGCCCTGCCGCCCCTCACCTCCAGGGAGCCCAGCTTCATGGTGGAGCCGGGCACAGTGCGGGGCATGGTCCGGCTGCGCTCCCCAGGCTCGGGCACTTGGCGGGCGCTGGGGGTCGGCGGTGGTGGTTGGAAGGTCATCCCATAGGGGTTCTGTAAAGACCCATAGGCAGGGCCCAACCCCAGGCCCGAGTGGTCCACAGACAGGAAGCTGGGGTAGCCTTCAGGGTGGGCCAGTGCCTTGGCGGCCCGTCGGGGGGTGCCCTCAGGCCGGGCCCTCGGGGGATCCTCACCCCCTCCGCCCCCACTGCCAGGCTGCAGGCTCAGAGTTCGTCGGGGCAGCACCATGTAGTCCCCCTCGGAGCCTGGCTCAGCTGACCGTAGCCATGTGAGATCCAGCTGCCGCAGGCTGCCCTCCCCACACATGTACACGGGGTTGGCCTCCTGCGGGGGAGGCGGCTCCCCCAGGCCTGGCGGGGCTGCCATGGGCACCAGGATATTCCCAGGCAGAGGTGAGAAGCTGAGGCCACCTTCAGGACCCACAAGGCAGGACTTGGGCTCCTCGTCCTCATCCAGGGACAGGCGGGACAGTGTGCCCGTGATGGTGGACGGGTTGCAAGTGTTGACCTCCTTGAACAGAACTGGGGGCAGGAGTGAGAGGGAGGTTAAGTCCTGGGGAGGAGGAGCCCCAGATGCTTCTGTCCAGGCTGGGCAGGTACCAAGCCCCTGAGGTCagatggaggaggaaactgagtcctggAGAGATGGCTGGATGATTGATACTCGCTCCAGCACCAGAGGGGTTAAGAAGACAACTGGCCCAGAGGCCCGCAGCAAGGCAGGGCAAGGAATGAAGCCAAGGCCCAGCTTCCACAGGTCAGCCTCTGCTGCAGGTCCTGACCTCTGATCCCACAGCCCAGAGACTGTCACAAGGGTCttgctcctcccctctccctacGCAGTTCCCCCCCAGGAGACAAAACTGGAAAGCGATTCTGGTAAGAATCATGGAAACAACACAATACTGTTAACAGGCACCATGGGCCAAGCACCCTGCTAGGCACTTGATGTCCCCTAATCCATTTAAGGCTCAGAGTGGTAAGCCattggcccaaagtcacacagtaagtgtgCTCACAGCCTTCAATCCACTAAGGACTGTCTGACTCTAAAGCTAAATCCCATCACCAGACCCCTGTCAGGGCCTCCCACCATGGGGCTGGGGACCCTCCTTTCCTGCCCTTCCCGGGGGGCCATTCTCAGCTCTGCACAGGCAGACTCACCTGTCTGACAAGCCAGGTCCACATCCTTTTCAAAGTCTGACTATAGGCAGAGAGGGACAGAGCAGGTGGGCAGAGAATCAATGTATCAGGGTGGGTGCGGGGGGCTcagtcccctccctccccaccgaAAGCTTCTGCCCATGGCACACTGCCCAACAGAGCCCAGAAGGACCCCAGACATGTCCACTCCAGCCCCACCTGATAGGTGGGGAAAATGAACGAGGGAAAGACTTGCCCAATGTTACCCAGCAGTCAGTGGCTGAGCCTGAATTAAAACTGatctctgtcccctccctgccatGGATAGGAAAGGCGAGGGGACTGGGGCAAGGGAATTGGGGAGGGCACAGTCAGAACCCactgtgccctgcccaggcctCTTCACTCACCAGGATCTGCAGCTGCCCATTCTTACACGAGTCGGGGGAGTCTTCACTCTCATCGGCCCGGCACACGCCCATCTGGCACTTCACCACATCCTGGACCTGGGAGCAGCAGGTATCTGCTGTCCTGAGCCCGCCACAGGGCCCTTCCCACCCCAGGCACCCAGGCAGATGTGGAAGGACAGAAGCGCATTCAGCTAGGGGGAGGTCAGAGGGGAGAAGGAGCCCCGGAAGACCAAGAGGCGAAGGACGAGGCTGCCCAGGCTCTCAGCTCCACACCAAGGGCTGCCCAGCTGGGGGCCTGGGCAGGGCCTCAGTCCTCCTTGTCTGCAGTGAAGAGAAGTGAGAGGACTGGCCTGGTGAGGTGTGTGCGCAAGGATAGGAGAAGCCGAGCCCCACCTCTCGGCGCAGGAAGCAGTGCACAGCCGTGATGACAAAGCCTTGCGCAGAGTTGAAGACGGCGAAGAGGGCCTGGAAGAGGATGGAGCGGCGGTCTGTCATGGCCAGGACAGCAGACATCCAGGTGAGCGCCAGCAGAGGCAGCACCACACAGGAGCTCCAGAGGGAGGCCCTGAAGACAGCAGCACAGCGTCCCTCAGGGTGACACTCCAGGAGACAGAGTGGGCTGAGCCCAGGCCTGCACTCAGCCTTAAGCTGCCCAAGACTGGCAGGGCCCCAGACTCCAAGACCTCAGTAATGGTCCCAAGCAGAGAGGGGCTGAGGAACCGAaggcagagaaacagagaaagaaaggggagaactGTGGGGCCAGAGCAGGGACCAGGAGAGATGGGAGGGGCAGGCACCCTGACACAGTGGGACTGAGCCAgagccagaggcagaggcagcATCAGGGGGCAGAGCCAGAGAAGGTGGAAAGAGACAGTGGGAGAAAAGACAAGAAGGGAGACAGATGCAGAGGCTGTGACTTTCAGCCTATTCACAGAGAATCACAGGCCTGGGCCACATCCCCagagatttggggagaggaggagaggaagagggacaaAGAGATGACAGGCACAGTGAGAGAGAGGATGAGACaggcagagacacacagacaggaAGAGCACATGGAGGACGCCACAGAGCACAAATCTTTGGGGAGAAAATGGGGGCCAGGGCCGGCGCAGCAGAGGCTCATCCCCGTCAGTTCCCCAAGGAGAGGCCACCAGGCCCTCAGTGGCTGCTCAGAGCCCGGAGCAGAAAGATCATAGCTGGCGCTGGGGGTAAAAGCCAAGATCAAGGCCAAACCCATACATCCCCTGACTTCTTGACagggaaaggcagagggaaaaagGCAGATGGGCCTTGCATCCAGGCACCAGTGTCAACCTGCCCTCACTGGCTCTAGCCCACCTGGGGACAGGAGGGCAGTCTTGCCCTATTGGGCCAGGTGCCACACCCAACCCATCCTGCTTCATGAACACCCCCGGTGGGACAGTCAGCTCTGGCCAAGGCAGAAAGACGGGCAAGGGGCCAAGACCCATCCTAGGAAGAGCGCGTGGGGGTTGTTCAGCCTAGCCAGGGGCAGGCACAGCGGTCTCCACAGCCCCCAGGGGCAGAGCCAAGACTGAGAGAGGGCCTAAATGGAGTCATAAGAGCTACCATTGATTAACCACCAATTCTCTGCCAGGCCCTACACTGAACACTTTACACACATTAGTTCACATTGTGATCAAAACAACTCCAATAAACAGGCATGGGaattattatcccaatttacaGACCAGGAAGCTGGAGTGTGCCCAGCTGGGCAGAGAGAGACCAAGCTGGAATGCAAACCCAGCTTGGCTGCCTCTGAAACCCAAGCTTTTAACTACTAGTTCTGACAGAAAGTCAGAGAGGCAGATGGCAGCCCAAGTGACAGCAAGCTTTCTATTCCACGCAGCTTCCCAGACATGGTGTCAGCTGCCTCATAAGGCAGTGAGCTCCCTGACTCTGGAGGTGTGTAAAATAAAGCTGGACCCCGCTGGTCAGGCAGGCTGAGATGGATTTCCGGCCCTGGGTGGGATGCTGGGCCTAAAGTCCTGGTGGATTTGTGCATGGCTGGGATCTTGAGATTCTCAGCTGCCGAAGACAGGGGTGTCTCAGTGACATAAGTCTCTATCTCCAAGATTCTCTGTTCCCCAACTGGTTGAGATTCAATGCCTGTGAAATTCTAACTCTCAGATTCTATGACAGGTGATAAGACTATGATTCACATTCTAACATTCTGAGCTTCTGATTGTCTTAGTCCAAGATTCTATCATTCTAATTCTAAGGTTCTATGGGCTCAAAAATTCTAAGGCCCTGAGATTCTATGAACCTCACTATAGGTTGGGGTGTAAGGAGGGGTTTTCAGCTGTGCCTAGATAAAATGTAAGCCAGCAgtgagggcaggggtgggaggaaggggtgggCACAGGAATCTAGCATTTTCCAGGAAGCAGACATTTACTCCCAATGCCCTCTGCCACCTCAATGCCAAGCCCTTGAGAGTATGTGGCAGCAGCAGGGCAAGCTTTCCAGGGCACTAGACTGATTCCCTCCTCCACCCACCAAAGGCACTACCCCCCATTCTTTTGCCCCCGCCCACCCCACCGCcccccccagggggcacaacTAACATGGCGTTCCTGGCCGAGGCTGAGCTGAGCAGGGGGCTGGGGACCACTCCACACGCTGAGCAGGGGAGGAGCAGGCTGGCCCAGGGGCACCGCTCCGACCTCGGGTGTGGCACAGACACGGGAGAAGGGGGGAAACACATGGGAAGTGGGAGACGGGGCAGCATGAGCCccgagtggggtgggagggggagggcaggtgagagagagagaggtgggttAGGGTGGGCGAGGGGCTGCAGCTGAGCCCTGAGTGCCCATCTTGCCTGCACCCTTGATGCACCAAGGTCAGGGAGCTCCAGTCAGTCGCAGCGTAGAGCCCTGAATCTCTGAGAGCAGCCGTAGCCCTCCCTCCCTATACCATTTCCCACAAGGCCAAGTCACAGAGAACCCCCTTACCCGGCCCTCTGTTTCTTGGATTTGTCTGAGATGCCGTCGCGTGCCATGAGCTTGTTGAAGACGATGATTCCAATGAGCATATTCACCTGAGGGCCCAGcagaggagggggcgggggagggagacAGGATCACCAGGTGCCCTCCTGGCAGGAAAGCCCCAGGTGGGAGCTGGAGGACAGGGAGGAGTAGACCCCCCCGGGCCACACCCCTCCCAGGACAAGTGCACATACCAAGACGATGACAGCCGCAGGGCCCACAAAGGCATAGAGCAGGCCACCCTCCAGGGAGAGCCAGCAGCTGGGGGATGGGGCGAGAAGGGGCATCAGACACCCTCAAACACCATCTCTCAGGGCCCTCTGGGCTGCCAGGCCCCATCGGCAATGGGGCTGAGCCCCAGGCAGGGGTAGGGGGAGCCACTGGCTCTtgttgagcctcagtttcccgtGTATCAAAAGCTAAGACCTTCAGCCCCATGGGGATCCAACAAGGCTGATCCCTGAGCTAAAGGGTTCTTAGAGATTATCCAATCCCAGCACATACTTTAAcagtcagggaaactgaggctctgagatggGGAAGGATTTGCCCAAAGCCCCACGGCAGGCTTGGGCCAAGCGTGCAGCCTGAGAGGGCCTGCGGCCCAGTGTGGGCACCAAGCAGTAACCACCCCCCGCCCACCACGGGAGGCCCACGTACTAGCTGGATGTACCATATCCTTTGGTGCGGGTAAAGCCGACAGACACGGCCACCACCAGAGCAGGCAGACCTAAGGGGTCAGGGGAAGCCCGAGTGAAACAGCTGTCAGTCTTCAGGGTCCTCTCATCCTCCCAGAACCCCACCCAGCGCAGCTGACTCCTGTGCCCACAAAGAGTGGCCAGGGCCGAAGCTGAACCTGTCTTGCTGCCCCTGCTCCCAAGGCCCATTGGCAGAGTCCAGCACAGGCCCTGCTCACCCCAGCCCAGGCAGAGGAAGCGCTTGCGAACAAGGCGGGTACGCATCCGTCCAATGACAGCCAGGTAAGACTGCCAAGCCTCAGTGAGCACCCAgcaaaaggaggagaggaagaagaagtgCAGGAAGGCAGCTGTCATGGTGCATACACCCTgtaaggagaggggaaaagagggagTGGCCCTGAGCAGCCGCCAGCGCGGGAGGCACCAGGCTTCCCACGCCCGCTGCTGGGCGCTGCCATGGCTGCCCACCCGAGCTCCGCCCTCCACAGAGCCCTGCCAGGCAACCCCCCGTCTTCCTGCACCCACACACAGCACGACACAGGCCCGGTGACATGCACACAGCGCTCAGCATCCGGGAGGCGGGCAGGCAGGCTACCCACGCACAGACGGGGTTGGCAGGGAGGGGGGCAGACACACGGCCCGGCGGGCCCCAGACCTGGCACTCACAGTGCTGGCACTGTGCAGAGAAGGCTGAGGGGCCATAAGGGGCAGCCAGCACAGGTCATCTATAGGCAGGTGGCCCAAGAGGCCTTGCTCAGGCTCCCACATGTCCACAGACATGAGAAGGCTCGGGCTCCACCAATGCCACCCGCCCAACACATGTGCACGCAGGCACTCAGCTCACGTACTCGTTCACAGAGGTACACAGGCATTCATCACTCGAGTACACACATCCCTCCTCTTCAATGCTTTCATGTATGCTCGCACATAATTttcccacacacactcacccaaCACACAGTTGGAGTGTATACAAACATCCATCACTTgcgtatatatacacaaacacacactgtcACCTGCAAACACTCTCCGCCCTCACCCCCTGCACCCCACTCTCACTCCCTGGCTCCCCCATGAGCCTGCACCTGCCTTGCTCAGCACCCGCGACTGGCCCACGAGGATCAGGATATTGGACGCCAGAATGGACAGGCAGAAATTGAGCAAGATGATGGAGCGTTCAGATTTTATAAACCTGAGAGGGCACAGCAGGCAGAGACAAAGGAGCTGGCTGCCCCGCCCAACCTGGGGTGACTGGTCACCTACCCCCCTCCATCTTCCCAGTGTCCCACCTACCTCCAGAAGGCAGCATAGATGGCAAGCAGGGTGAGCAGTGCCATGCAGGACACAGCACAGCCAATCACAAGGGGGACCGAGGGGGAGCCTGCCAGCTCCAGGGTCTGGGGGAGATGAGCAGACGTTCAGATGGGTCACTGGGAGAGGGCTGCTACCGCGGTGCCCTTGGCCTCCCCACTCCCTGTCTGGTACAGACTGGCACCTGCACCTTTATCACAGCCACACACAGACGAGGGCTCACCATTGCCTCACACGTGCTGGGAGCAGACCCATTCATACATGTGGAGGCATATGTATGCTCAGTCACCCACATTCTCGCACACACAACCAgacacacatgtgtgtacatgcacacgaCTGCCCACTGCCACACACCCTCAGGCACATGTCATCACTGTGAGCACCATCCCAGGGGCACAGATTTCCATGTGCAACCCCAGAAGTGCAGCTGCTCAGACACACGTGTGGGATCACCCAGGTCCCTGCTGACGGTCACAGATGGCCGCTGGCAGCCCAGGCATCtcttccctgcccaccccaggcACCTCCCACTCACCAGGTCCTTGGGTGGCTGGGCCAGCACAGCAAAGGTAGACAGATGCTGGCACTGGCAGCGGGTGTGTGCTGCCTGGGTCTCCAGCGTCTGGCAGCTCTCGGTGTCCCAGTCCCCTGAGCTGGCGTCTCTTGGGTGGGCGGAGAGGTAGAGTGAGCCCCAGCCCAGTTCTGTGGCCCCACCTCTAGCACTGACCACTGCCCAAGGACAGGTGAATCCAGAGCAAGGCCATGTCCAAGAGGTAGGCAGTTGGGAGCTCCAGGATGCATCCTTGAGCCCTTAGGCCAAGGATGGCACCGAGGAGCCCTCTGGCCTTCCAGGCAGGGGATCCCCTCCTGAGGAGAGGTCCTAGGGCTGCACTCTTCCCCACAGAGACCCTGCCCAACTCACGCTCTGGAGTAGTCCCAGCTGGCACAGTGGGGATCCGTGGTGCCCTGGGGAGTGGGGAACAGAACACCTGAGTGCAGTGTGGGTTGGGGAGCTCACCACCCTGACCACCACCCATCCTGCCATGGCAGGGCCCACACAGGTCTGGGGGTCATCCTGCCATGGAGCACACCTCCGCCCCCTCAGACAGCTCTGACCACCCATGTGGGGTGTGCCCAGGGTCCCTGCCCGGGCCCCCACTCACATTGATGATATAGGAGAGCTCCACTGTGATGAGGGGCTCAGCTGGCGGCTGTGTGGGGGGCCGCACAGTCACTGTCATCACCCGGGATGTGACGGCCAGGGGGGGCCTGGGGACAGGTTCTGAGGTCAGCTCCTGCCGGCGGGCGCCCAGACCCAGTCAGAAACCCCAAAGGTGCTTTGGATGGGAGGCAGGGGGAGACCGGGGGCCAAGTCCAGGGGAGGCCTAGAGCTCAGTGGGGCCCAGGATTTGGGTGAGGTCTAGAGCTCAGTCCAACACCCCCTGGACCACAGCAAAGCCTCTGGGAGCTGCATGGACATCTCTGAGAAGCATGTCTGTTCAGAGCCCGGCAAGGAGTCACAGAGGCTGCAGGAGGCTGCGGCTGCATCTCTCCGTGACCCGCGCAGGCTCAGTCCTCCTCTCACCGGGACCTCCCTACACCCTTGGCAGCCCCATCCGTCTCTCCCAGGGACTCACCTGGGGGGCGGCAGGATGAGGCCAAGGGTGCGGTAGAGCACAGCACCGATCACAAAGTAGGAGGAGGCGTCCTCGGGGTCTGCTGGGAGGAGGCGCTGGTGGGAGTAGCCCGGGCCAGGGCCCACCGTGCCGGGGCCCCTCCCCCTGCCGGGGCTGCTTGCTGCCCCCGAGGCAGCTGGCTTCCCTGGGGAGGAGAGGCTGAGCACCTCCTTGGGCAGGAAGAGGCGGTCCTCCGAGTGCCGTACCCAGTCCTTCATGCCCCGGCGGCCGCGCATGGGGAACGTGATGTCGCTGGACACAGCTGAGACGGGCTCGCGCTGAATGCTGATCACTGCAGCGGGATGGAGGACGGCAGCCCACACCAGGACAGGCAGACACAGGAGACAGACACAAGGAAGAGAGAGATGTGGGAGAGGCGGACACCAGGAAGGCAGAAGCGTACCCCCAGGTTAGCACCAACCCAGAGGCGGGCGGATGCGTACACAGAGAAACACCACACAGAGACGGAGCAGGggaaaaaacatggaaagatACAAACAAGAGGTTAAATGAGGGAAAGACGGGGCCTcgagaaagagagaggaatagAAGAAACCATCCCTCCCCCACCGAGGCCTGGGTTCCACCACATCAGGCACCCCTGCCGGCTTCCTGTACCCAGGTTGTCCGTGACGATCAAAGAGCTCTGGAAGGCCTTGAGAGCATCGCCCACCAAGTGAATAAAGTCCTCCACGACACGGAGCAGGTGCACAGAGCCAGGGGACACCTGGGGACAAAGAGTGTGTAAGGGTCCAAGATGGCGGTGGGtcatggaggaggaaactgagaagcCTGGCCTCCCACCTGCTGGGCATCATCCCACTTCTCCTTGTTCTCTGCATCCACCATGAAGCTCACCACCTGGAAGAAGCGCTGGGGAGATAGTGATTGTCAGGAGGTCCCAGCCCCAAGGACGGGGCTTCTCCACCACAGTCACACTTGCCACCCCAGAGACCAGGATTCCCCATTCAGTGTGGGGCTTCTGCACCCTCAGCCCTACTTCCTCCCACAAGGGCAGGGAGGTACCTGCACATCATCAGCCGAGGGCACATAGGTGGCCCTCTTGAAGGTATCAGTGACGTTCCTCAGAATGTCCACGGAGAAGAGCAAGTCCCCGCTATAGTAGGTGCGCCGGGCCAGCAGCTCCTGCAGGCTGCGCACCACTTGTGACATGCCCTCACCTGCCAGCATGCGCTGCCCCTTGGCCAGGTGCTCCCGAAGCTGCAGGTGACAGGTGGGCCACTGTCACAGGAGTGTCAGGAGCTGGGACCAGCCCCTGGCCCATCCCACTCCAGTCCACCCACTGCTTGCAtccaggaggaaagggagggaaaaaggcaGATAGAGGTGCTCAAGGGGAGACAGAGTCCAAGAAAGAGACCCA
The Rhinolophus ferrumequinum isolate MPI-CBG mRhiFer1 chromosome 9, mRhiFer1_v1.p, whole genome shotgun sequence genome window above contains:
- the ADGRB2 gene encoding adhesion G protein-coupled receptor B2 isoform X16; this encodes MTPACPLLLSVILSLHLATAFDPDPSACSALASGVLYGAFSLQDLFPTIASGCSWTLENPDPTKYSLYLRFNRQEEVCAHFAPRLLPLDHYLVNFTCLRPSLEEAVAQVESEVGRPEEEEAAAGLELCGGSGPFTFLHFDKNFVQLCLSAEPSEARRLLAPAALAFRFVEVLLINNNNSSQFTCGVLCRWSEECGRAAGRACGFAQPGCSCPGEAGTSPATTTPPGPPAAHTLSNALVPGGPAPPAEADLHSGSSNDLFTTEMRYGEEPEEEPKVKTQWPRSADEPGVYLAQTGDPAAEEWSPWSVCSLTCGQGLQVRTRSCVSSPYGTLCSGPLRETRPCNNSATCPVHGVWEEWGSWSLCSRSCGRGSRSRMRTCVPPQHGGKACEGPELQTKLCSMAACPVEGQWLEWGPWGPCSTSCANGTQQRSRKCSVAGPAWATCTGALTDTRECSNLECPATDGKWGPWNSWSLCSKTCDTGWQRRFRMCQATGTQGYPCEGTGEEVKPCSEKRCPAFHEMCRDEYVMLMTWKKAAAGEIIYNKCPPNASGSASRRCLLSAQGVAYWGLPSFARCISHEYRYLYLSLREHLAKGQRMLAGEGMSQVVRSLQELLARRTYYSGDLLFSVDILRNVTDTFKRATYVPSADDVQRFFQVVSFMVDAENKEKWDDAQQVSPGSVHLLRVVEDFIHLVGDALKAFQSSLIVTDNLVISIQREPVSAVSSDITFPMRGRRGMKDWVRHSEDRLFLPKEVLSLSSPGKPAASGAASSPGRGRGPGTVGPGPGYSHQRLLPADPEDASSYFVIGAVLYRTLGLILPPPRPPLAVTSRVMTVTVRPPTQPPAEPLITVELSYIINGTTDPHCASWDYSRADASSGDWDTESCQTLETQAAHTRCQCQHLSTFAVLAQPPKDLTLELAGSPSVPLVIGCAVSCMALLTLLAIYAAFWRFIKSERSIILLNFCLSILASNILILVGQSRVLSKGVCTMTAAFLHFFFLSSFCWVLTEAWQSYLAVIGRMRTRLVRKRFLCLGWGLPALVVAVSVGFTRTKGYGTSSYCWLSLEGGLLYAFVGPAAVIVLVNMLIGIIVFNKLMARDGISDKSKKQRAGASLWSSCVVLPLLALTWMSAVLAMTDRRSILFQALFAVFNSAQGFVITAVHCFLRREVQDVVKCQMGVCRADESEDSPDSCKNGQLQILSDFEKDVDLACQTVLFKEVNTCNPSTITGTLSRLSLDEDEEPKSCLVGPEGGLSFSPLPGNILVPMAAPPGLGEPPPPQEANPVYMCGEGSLRQLDLTWLRSAEPGSEGDYMVLPRRTLSLQPGSGGGGGEDPPRARPEGTPRRAAKALAHPEGYPSFLSVDHSGLGLGPAYGSLQNPYGMTFQPPPPTPSARQVPEPGERSRTMPRTVPGSTMKLGSLERKKLRYSDLDFEVMHTRKRHSELYHELNQKFHTFDRYRSQSTAKREKRWSVSSGGAAERSVSSEKPSPGERPSLSQQRRHQSWSTFKSMTLGSLPPKPRERLALHRAAAWEPTEPPDGDFQTEV
- the ADGRB2 gene encoding adhesion G protein-coupled receptor B2 isoform X15 encodes the protein MTPACPLLLSVILSLHLATAFDPDPSACSALASGVLYGAFSLQDLFPTIASGCSWTLENPDPTKYSLYLRFNRQEEVCAHFAPRLLPLDHYLVNFTCLRPSLEEAVAQVESEVGRPEEEEAAAGLELCGGSGPFTFLHFDKNFVQLCLSAEPSEARRLLAPAALAFRFVEVLLINNNNSSQFTCGVLCRWSEECGRAAGRACGFAQPGCSCPGEAGTSPATTTPPGPPAAHTLSNALVPGGPAPPAEADLHSGSSNDLFTTEMRYGEEPEEEPKVKTQWPRSADEPGVYLAQTGDPAAEEWSPWSVCSLTCGQGLQVRTRSCVSSPYGTLCSGPLRETRPCNNSATCPVHGVWEEWGSWSLCSRSCGRGSRSRMRTCVPPQHGGKACEGPELQTKLCSMAACPVEGQWLEWGPWGPCSTSCANGTQQRSRKCSVAGPAWATCTGALTDTRECSNLECPATDGKWGPWNSWSLCSKTCDTGWQRRFRMCQATGTQGYPCEGTGEEVKPCSEKRCPAFHEMCRDEYVMLMTWKKAAAGEIIYNKCPPNASGSASRRCLLSAQGVAYWGLPSFARCISHEYRYLYLSLREHLAKGQRMLAGEGMSQVVRSLQELLARRTYYSGDLLFSVDILRNVTDTFKRATYVPSADDVQRFFQVVSFMVDAENKEKWDDAQQVSPGSVHLLRVVEDFIHLVGDALKAFQSSLIVTDNLVISIQREPVSAVSSDITFPMRGRRGMKDWVRHSEDRLFLPKEVLSLSSPGKPAASGAASSPGRGRGPGTVGPGPGYSHQRLLPADPEDASSYFVIGAVLYRTLGLILPPPRPPLAVTSRVMTVTVRPPTQPPAEPLITVELSYIINGTTDPHCASWDYSRADASSGDWDTESCQTLETQAAHTRCQCQHLSTFAVLAQPPKDLTLELAGSPSVPLVIGCAVSCMALLTLLAIYAAFWRFIKSERSIILLNFCLSILASNILILVGQSRVLSKGVCTMTAAFLHFFFLSSFCWVLTEAWQSYLAVIGRMRTRLVRKRFLCLGWGLPALVVAVSVGFTRTKGYGTSSYCWLSLEGGLLYAFVGPAAVIVLVNMLIGIIVFNKLMARDGISDKSKKQRAGSERCPWASLLLPCSACGVVPSPLLSSASARNAMASLWSSCVVLPLLALTWMSAVLAMTDRRSILFQALFAVFNSAQGFVITAVHCFLRREVQDVVKCQMGVCRADESEDSPDSCKNGQLQILSDFEKDVDLACQTVLFKEVNTCNPSTITGTLSRLSLDEDEEPKSCLVGPEGGLSFSPLPGNILVPMAAPPGLGEPPPPQEANPVYMCGEGSLRQLDLTWLRSAEPGSEGDYMVLPRRTLSLQPGSGGGGGEDPPRARPEGTPRRAAKALAHPEGYPSFLSVDHSGLGLGPAYGSLQNPYGMTFQPPPPTPSARQVPEPGERSRTMPRTVPGSTMKLGSLERKKLRYSDLDFEVMHTRKRHSELYHELNQKFHTFDRYRSQSTAKREKRWSVSSGGAAERSVSSEKPSPGERPSLSQQRRHQSWSTFKSMTLGSLPPKPRERLALHRAAAWEPTEPPDGDFQTEV